In Amycolatopsis methanolica 239, a single genomic region encodes these proteins:
- a CDS encoding class III extradiol dioxygenase subunit beta → MAEVSWGLATSHVPSIGAAMDQGKTGDEYWKPLFDGYAPAREWMAEHTPDVAIVVYNDHANAVDLDLVPTFGIGTAESYQVADEGWGRRPVPVVRGAPELSEHLVCELVDEGFDLATFHRLDVDHGLTVPLSVYCPEPGEAWPCRVIPLLVNVIQYPQPTAARCYALGQALGRAIRSFPGAEKVAVFGTGGMSHQLAGARAGLINSEFDRMYLQAIETEPAKLAALSREDYIRLAGTEGIELIMWLVMRGALSDNIRRVHETYHVPASNTAAGLALFEELGA, encoded by the coding sequence TTGGCTGAGGTGAGCTGGGGTCTGGCGACCTCGCACGTGCCCTCGATCGGCGCGGCGATGGACCAGGGCAAGACGGGCGACGAGTACTGGAAGCCGTTGTTCGACGGCTACGCCCCGGCCCGGGAGTGGATGGCCGAGCACACGCCGGACGTGGCGATCGTGGTGTACAACGACCACGCCAACGCCGTGGACCTGGACCTGGTGCCCACGTTCGGCATCGGCACCGCGGAGTCCTACCAGGTGGCCGACGAGGGCTGGGGCCGCCGCCCGGTGCCCGTGGTGCGAGGCGCGCCGGAGCTGAGCGAGCACCTCGTGTGCGAGCTGGTGGACGAGGGGTTCGACCTGGCCACCTTCCACCGCCTCGACGTCGACCACGGGCTGACCGTGCCGCTGTCGGTGTACTGCCCGGAGCCGGGGGAGGCGTGGCCGTGCCGCGTGATCCCGTTGTTGGTCAACGTGATCCAGTACCCGCAGCCCACCGCGGCCCGCTGCTACGCGCTCGGGCAGGCGCTGGGACGGGCGATCCGGTCGTTCCCCGGCGCGGAGAAGGTCGCCGTGTTCGGCACCGGCGGGATGTCGCACCAGCTGGCCGGCGCGCGCGCCGGGCTGATCAACAGCGAGTTCGACCGGATGTACCTGCAGGCGATCGAGACCGAGCCGGCGAAGCTGGCCGCGCTGAGCCGCGAGGACTACATCCGGCTGGCCGGGACGGAGGGGATCGAGCTGATCATGTGGCTGGTGATGCGCGGTGCGCTGAGCGACAACATTCGGCGGGTGCACGAGACCTACCACGTGCCGGCGTCCAACACCGCCGCCGGGCTGGCGCTGTTCGAGGAGCTGGGCGCATGA
- a CDS encoding PIG-L deacetylase family protein, whose translation MTLLVVSAHAGDFVWRAAGAIALATSRGRRAKVLCLSFGERGESAKAWREGKTLEEIKEIRRGEAENAAGVLGAEIEFLDAGDYPLRETPELVDRMVRVYREVNPSVVLTHPLADPYNGDHPAAAHMALQARVLAQAIGYDAPGEPLGAPPVFFFEPHQPEQCDFKPNVLLDITEVFDTKRKAMECLPAQQHMWDYYTDLAKRRGVQVKRNAGPNLGLPHNTMGEAYMRLYPQVTGELA comes from the coding sequence ATGACGTTACTGGTGGTCAGCGCGCACGCGGGGGATTTCGTCTGGCGCGCGGCGGGTGCGATCGCCCTGGCCACCAGCCGGGGCCGGCGGGCGAAGGTGCTGTGCCTGAGCTTCGGCGAGCGCGGCGAGTCCGCGAAGGCCTGGCGCGAGGGCAAGACGCTGGAGGAGATCAAGGAGATCCGCCGCGGAGAAGCGGAAAACGCCGCCGGAGTGCTGGGCGCCGAGATCGAGTTCCTCGACGCCGGCGACTACCCGCTGCGGGAGACCCCGGAGCTGGTCGACCGCATGGTGCGTGTCTACCGGGAGGTCAACCCGTCGGTGGTGCTGACCCACCCGCTGGCCGACCCCTACAACGGCGACCACCCCGCCGCCGCCCACATGGCGTTGCAGGCACGGGTGCTGGCGCAGGCCATCGGCTACGACGCGCCGGGCGAGCCGCTGGGTGCTCCGCCGGTGTTCTTCTTCGAGCCGCACCAGCCCGAGCAGTGCGATTTCAAACCGAACGTGCTGCTGGACATCACCGAGGTGTTCGACACCAAACGCAAGGCCATGGAGTGCCTGCCCGCGCAGCAGCACATGTGGGACTACTACACCGATCTCGCCAAACGTCGTGGCGTCCAGGTCAAGCGCAACGCGGGCCCGAACCTCGGGCTGCCGCACAACACCATGGGCGAGGCCTACATGCGCCTGTACCCGCAGGTGACCGGGGAACTCGCATGA
- a CDS encoding LysR family transcriptional regulator, translating into MELRHLRYFVVTCEAGTVSRAAELLHITQPSLSRQLRQLEDELGAELFDRAGRRMTPSRVGRALLANARDVLERAAALKTAATFHAHGRIDRLTIGAPTVTLTDVVAPFIATLAPEDPTIDVLGADGLSAVETLARGADLAIATAAPRAPYRSRRLAVLPVWAYVPERHPWSGRGSVPLAEVLEEQVIVLPPAFTARQSLDAALLELGTTYARVIEAANGTVAQAHAAAGRGVALVSDDPRFGLVPLRVGTGERRLEIKLTAAWDARHEAAATLEAFAGRLSDFVGERYG; encoded by the coding sequence ATGGAGTTGCGGCACCTCCGGTACTTCGTGGTGACCTGCGAGGCAGGCACGGTCAGCCGGGCGGCCGAGCTGCTGCACATCACCCAGCCGAGCCTGTCGCGGCAGCTGCGCCAGCTGGAGGACGAGCTGGGCGCCGAGCTGTTCGACCGCGCCGGGCGGCGGATGACGCCGTCGCGGGTCGGCCGGGCTCTGCTGGCGAACGCGCGGGACGTGCTGGAGCGGGCCGCGGCGCTGAAGACGGCGGCGACGTTCCACGCGCACGGCCGCATCGACCGCCTCACGATCGGCGCGCCGACGGTGACCCTGACCGACGTGGTGGCCCCGTTCATCGCGACGCTGGCCCCCGAGGACCCGACGATCGACGTGCTGGGCGCGGACGGCCTGTCCGCGGTGGAGACCCTGGCCCGCGGCGCCGACCTCGCGATCGCCACGGCCGCGCCGCGGGCGCCCTACCGGTCGCGGCGGCTGGCGGTGCTGCCGGTGTGGGCGTACGTGCCGGAGCGGCACCCGTGGAGCGGCCGGGGGAGCGTGCCGCTCGCGGAGGTGCTCGAAGAGCAGGTGATCGTCCTGCCACCGGCGTTCACCGCGCGGCAGTCGCTGGACGCGGCGCTGCTGGAGCTGGGCACGACCTACGCGCGGGTGATCGAGGCCGCGAACGGCACCGTGGCGCAGGCGCACGCCGCGGCGGGCCGCGGCGTGGCGCTGGTGTCGGATGATCCGCGGTTCGGGCTGGTGCCGTTGCGGGTGGGCACGGGGGAGCGCCGGCTGGAGATCAAGCTGACCGCGGCGTGGGACGCGCGGCACGAGGCGGCGGCGACGCTGGAGGCGTTCGCCGGGCGTTTGAGTGATTTCGTGGGGGAGCGGTACGGGTGA
- the gabT gene encoding 4-aminobutyrate--2-oxoglutarate transaminase, whose protein sequence is MTTSTGTKIRQQRRLETAIPGPRSRELMARKGAAVAAGVGTTMPVFAAAAGGGIVVDVDGNHLIDLGSGIAVTTVGASNPRVARAVREQVEAFTHTCFMVTPYEGYVAVAEALGRLTPGDHEKRTALFNSGAEAVENAVKIARAHTGRGAVAVFDHAYHGRTNLTMAMTAKSMPYKHGFGPFAPEVYRAPLSYPFRDGGLSGAEAAGRALDVIEKQVGAANLAAVVIEPIQGEGGFVEPAPGFLPALASWCRANGVVFVADEVQTGFARTGDWFACDHEGVVPDLIVTAKGIAGGLPLSAVTGRAEIMDAVHAGGLGGTYGGNPLACAAALAAIETIEQDGLVARAREIGSLLESRLRGLDDPRIGDVRGRGGMIAVELVRPDTLDPDAALAKAVAAAAHERGVIVLTCGTHGNVLRFLPPLTISDDLLHDAMDVLGEALRA, encoded by the coding sequence ATGACCACGAGCACGGGCACAAAAATCCGCCAGCAGCGGCGGCTGGAGACGGCGATCCCGGGACCGCGATCCCGCGAACTCATGGCACGCAAGGGCGCCGCGGTCGCCGCGGGGGTCGGCACCACGATGCCGGTCTTCGCGGCCGCGGCAGGCGGCGGCATCGTGGTCGACGTCGACGGCAACCACCTGATCGACCTCGGCTCGGGCATCGCGGTCACCACGGTCGGCGCGAGCAACCCGCGGGTCGCGCGCGCGGTGCGGGAACAGGTCGAGGCGTTCACCCACACCTGTTTCATGGTCACCCCGTACGAGGGGTACGTGGCCGTCGCCGAGGCACTCGGCCGGCTGACGCCCGGCGATCACGAGAAGCGCACGGCACTGTTCAACTCGGGCGCGGAGGCCGTCGAGAACGCGGTCAAGATCGCGCGGGCGCACACCGGCCGCGGCGCGGTGGCCGTGTTCGACCACGCCTACCACGGCCGCACCAACCTGACGATGGCGATGACCGCGAAGTCCATGCCCTACAAGCACGGGTTCGGGCCGTTCGCGCCCGAGGTCTACCGCGCGCCGCTGTCCTACCCGTTCCGCGACGGCGGGCTGTCCGGGGCCGAGGCGGCGGGCCGGGCGCTGGACGTGATCGAGAAGCAGGTCGGCGCGGCGAACCTGGCGGCGGTGGTGATCGAGCCGATCCAGGGCGAGGGCGGGTTCGTCGAGCCCGCGCCCGGTTTCCTGCCCGCGCTGGCCTCGTGGTGCCGGGCGAACGGCGTCGTGTTCGTCGCCGACGAGGTCCAGACCGGGTTCGCCCGCACCGGCGACTGGTTCGCGTGCGACCACGAGGGTGTGGTTCCGGACCTGATCGTGACGGCGAAGGGCATCGCGGGCGGGCTGCCGCTGTCGGCGGTGACCGGGCGCGCGGAAATCATGGACGCCGTGCACGCCGGCGGGCTGGGCGGCACCTACGGCGGCAACCCGCTCGCGTGCGCGGCCGCGCTGGCCGCCATCGAGACCATCGAGCAGGACGGACTCGTGGCCCGCGCGCGGGAGATCGGCTCGCTGCTGGAGTCCCGGCTGCGCGGGCTGGACGACCCGCGGATCGGCGACGTGCGCGGCCGGGGCGGGATGATCGCGGTCGAGCTGGTGCGGCCGGACACTCTCGACCCCGACGCGGCGCTGGCGAAGGCGGTCGCGGCGGCGGCGCACGAGCGCGGGGTGATCGTGCTGACCTGCGGCACGCACGGCAACGTCCTGCGGTTCCTGCCACCGCTGACGATCAGCGACGACCTCCTGCACGACGCGATGGACGTGCTCGGGGAGGCGCTGCGCGCGTAG
- a CDS encoding SLC13 family permease, protein MVAVLGAALLFVLPTNWRERRFTLTWSEAARIDWGTILLFGSGIIFGSLLADTGLAERVGNGLAGALGIGSGIALTVFAVLLAILVSETTSNTASAAVVVPIVIPIAIAAGVDPFTSALAATFAASFGLMLPVSTPQNAIGYGYGSGAVPITKMIRSGAAFDVLGAILIMLLIPVMVAAVGFA, encoded by the coding sequence ATCGTCGCCGTCCTCGGTGCGGCGTTGCTGTTCGTGCTGCCGACGAACTGGCGGGAGCGCCGGTTCACGCTCACCTGGTCCGAGGCCGCCCGCATCGACTGGGGCACCATCCTGCTGTTCGGCAGCGGCATCATCTTCGGCTCGCTGCTGGCCGACACGGGGCTCGCGGAGCGGGTGGGCAACGGGCTGGCCGGGGCGCTCGGCATCGGCAGCGGGATCGCGCTGACGGTCTTCGCGGTGCTGCTGGCGATCCTGGTGTCGGAGACGACCTCCAACACCGCGTCGGCGGCTGTGGTGGTGCCGATCGTCATCCCGATCGCGATCGCCGCCGGGGTCGACCCGTTCACGTCGGCGCTGGCCGCGACCTTCGCCGCGTCGTTCGGGCTCATGCTGCCGGTGTCCACGCCCCAGAACGCGATCGGCTACGGCTACGGCTCCGGCGCGGTGCCGATCACCAAGATGATCCGGTCCGGCGCGGCCTTCGACGTCCTCGGCGCGATCCTGATCATGCTGCTGATCCCGGTGATGGTCGCCGCGGTCGGCTTCGCGTGA
- the ligM gene encoding vanillate/3-O-methylgallate O-demethylase: MTAKNLQEVLDQAGNTVELLRDSQLGAYIYPVVPSEFTNFRREVTAWRETAVLFDQSHHMVNLFISGPDALKLISDTGINSVAKFPVNTAKQFVPVSPEGGVIGDGILFHLAEEEFVFVGRAPVANWLTYQATRGYNVDVRLDQRSPSRPYGKPVSRDLWRFQIQGPRAWDVIEKVNGGPVERVKFFRMGYLTIAGERVRTLRHGMAGAPGLEIWGPYETYDKIRDAILEAGREFGLEPCGARAYSCNTLESGWIPSPLPAVYTADELRPYREWLPAESYEATNALAGSFVSDDIRDYYLNPWELGYGSFVKFDHDFIGRDALAAIDPETQRRKVTLAWHPEDIGKLLANPVAKDGPVYQFFDLPNANYGSSNFDSVTDADGNLVGLSLFTGYSANERTALSLATVNPDVPLGAEVTVVWGEPGGGSRKTTVQPHEQVAVRAIVSPAPYSAMARESYQPGWRTAVTV; the protein is encoded by the coding sequence ATGACCGCCAAGAACCTGCAGGAAGTGCTCGACCAGGCCGGGAACACGGTCGAGCTGCTGCGCGACTCCCAGCTCGGCGCCTACATCTACCCCGTCGTGCCCAGCGAGTTCACCAACTTCCGCCGCGAGGTCACGGCCTGGCGGGAGACCGCGGTGCTGTTCGACCAGAGCCACCACATGGTCAACCTCTTCATCTCCGGACCGGACGCGCTCAAGCTCATTTCCGACACCGGCATCAACAGCGTCGCCAAGTTCCCGGTCAACACGGCCAAGCAGTTCGTGCCCGTCTCCCCCGAAGGCGGCGTGATCGGCGACGGCATCCTGTTCCACCTCGCCGAGGAGGAGTTCGTCTTCGTCGGCCGCGCCCCCGTCGCGAACTGGCTCACCTACCAGGCCACCCGCGGCTACAACGTGGATGTGCGCCTGGACCAGCGCTCCCCCTCCCGCCCCTACGGCAAGCCCGTCAGCCGCGACCTGTGGCGGTTCCAGATCCAGGGCCCGCGCGCCTGGGACGTCATCGAGAAGGTCAACGGCGGTCCGGTCGAGCGGGTCAAGTTCTTCCGCATGGGTTACCTGACCATCGCCGGGGAACGCGTCCGCACCCTGCGCCACGGCATGGCAGGCGCGCCCGGACTGGAGATCTGGGGCCCTTACGAGACCTACGACAAGATCCGCGACGCCATCCTGGAAGCCGGCCGCGAGTTCGGCCTCGAACCCTGCGGCGCCCGCGCCTACTCGTGCAACACCCTGGAGTCCGGCTGGATCCCCTCACCCCTGCCGGCCGTCTACACCGCCGACGAACTGCGCCCCTACCGGGAATGGCTGCCCGCCGAGAGCTACGAAGCCACCAACGCGCTCGCCGGCAGCTTCGTCTCCGACGACATCCGCGACTACTACCTCAACCCCTGGGAACTCGGCTACGGTTCGTTCGTGAAGTTCGACCACGACTTCATCGGCCGCGACGCCCTCGCCGCCATCGACCCGGAAACCCAGCGCCGCAAGGTGACCCTCGCCTGGCACCCCGAGGACATCGGGAAGCTGCTGGCCAACCCGGTCGCCAAGGACGGGCCCGTCTACCAGTTCTTCGACCTGCCCAACGCCAACTACGGATCGTCCAACTTCGACTCCGTCACCGACGCCGACGGCAACCTCGTGGGCCTGTCCCTGTTCACCGGCTACAGCGCCAACGAACGCACCGCCCTCTCGCTGGCGACCGTCAACCCGGACGTCCCGCTGGGCGCCGAGGTCACCGTCGTCTGGGGCGAGCCCGGCGGCGGCAGCCGCAAGACCACCGTCCAGCCGCACGAACAGGTCGCCGTCCGCGCGATCGTCAGCCCCGCCCCGTACTCGGCGATGGCGCGGGAGTCCTACCAGCCGGGCTGGCGCACCGCCGTGACCGTCTGA
- a CDS encoding alpha/beta fold hydrolase, with amino-acid sequence MSTFVLVHGAWHGGWVWQRVAPLLRAAGHEVHTPTLTGVSDRAHLLSPAVGLGTHVEDVVALIRTWDLDDVVLVGHSYAGQVITGVADRVPDRVARRVYLDAFVGDDGEAAVDLQPETIAGHYRESVATAGFGWLIPVRSLQVLGVTEQSDVDWLSARLTPHPWLSYTEPLRLTGAVERVPAAFAECTDWMRVFQPHAERAAARGWPVHTIATGHEAMVTAPKDLAGLLLSLV; translated from the coding sequence ATGAGCACCTTCGTGCTGGTGCACGGCGCGTGGCACGGCGGCTGGGTGTGGCAGCGGGTGGCGCCGCTGCTGCGGGCCGCCGGGCACGAGGTGCACACGCCGACGCTGACCGGGGTGAGCGACCGGGCGCACCTGCTGAGCCCGGCGGTCGGGCTGGGCACGCACGTCGAGGACGTCGTGGCGCTGATCCGGACGTGGGACCTGGACGACGTGGTGCTGGTCGGACACAGCTACGCCGGGCAGGTGATCACGGGCGTGGCCGACCGGGTGCCGGACCGGGTGGCGCGGCGGGTGTACCTGGACGCGTTCGTCGGCGACGACGGCGAGGCCGCGGTCGACCTGCAGCCGGAGACGATCGCCGGGCACTACCGCGAGTCGGTCGCCACGGCCGGGTTCGGGTGGCTGATCCCGGTGCGGTCGCTGCAGGTGCTCGGGGTGACGGAGCAGTCCGATGTGGACTGGCTGAGCGCCCGGCTGACCCCGCACCCGTGGCTGAGCTACACCGAACCGCTGCGCCTGACCGGCGCGGTGGAGCGCGTGCCCGCCGCGTTCGCCGAGTGCACCGACTGGATGCGGGTCTTCCAGCCGCACGCGGAACGGGCCGCCGCGCGGGGCTGGCCGGTGCACACGATCGCCACCGGGCACGAGGCGATGGTCACCGCGCCCAAGGACCTGGCCGGCCTGTTGTTGTCCCTGGTCTGA
- a CDS encoding methylenetetrahydrofolate reductase, translated as MSHSGRLAELVRAMSYEVMPFASTERKVLEHVPVTVPLTVTVTEAKGLDTTLDLTERLLGHGYRATPHLAARLFRDDRHVADVASRLREAGADSVFVVGGDAPAPAGPYPDAYALLQALERAGHSFRAIGIGGYPEGHGVIPQEAVDLALKQKAPLATRILTQICFTAATTHAWAERIAASGIDLPIHVGIPGPVNRQKLIRISAGLGLGQSARFLRKQQSLLWRFLLPGAYQPGKLARRLASRPAGNIRGLHIFTFNELAGTERWRQGLLATLGVEEGRP; from the coding sequence ATGAGCCACTCCGGTCGCCTGGCGGAACTCGTGCGCGCCATGAGCTACGAGGTAATGCCGTTCGCGAGCACCGAACGGAAGGTCCTCGAGCACGTGCCGGTGACCGTGCCGCTGACGGTCACGGTCACCGAGGCGAAGGGCCTCGACACCACCCTCGACCTCACCGAACGGCTGCTCGGCCACGGTTACCGCGCCACCCCGCACCTGGCCGCGCGGTTGTTCCGGGACGACCGGCACGTCGCCGACGTGGCGTCCCGCCTGCGGGAGGCCGGCGCCGACTCGGTGTTCGTCGTCGGCGGTGACGCACCCGCCCCGGCCGGGCCCTACCCCGACGCCTACGCGCTGCTGCAGGCGCTGGAACGCGCCGGGCACTCGTTCCGCGCGATCGGCATCGGCGGCTACCCCGAGGGCCACGGCGTCATCCCCCAGGAGGCGGTCGACCTCGCGCTGAAGCAGAAGGCGCCGCTGGCCACGCGGATCCTCACGCAGATCTGTTTCACCGCCGCGACCACGCACGCCTGGGCGGAGCGGATCGCCGCGTCTGGCATCGACCTGCCCATCCACGTCGGCATCCCCGGGCCGGTCAACCGGCAGAAGCTGATCCGCATCTCGGCCGGCCTCGGACTCGGCCAGTCCGCGCGGTTCCTGCGCAAGCAGCAGAGCCTGCTGTGGCGGTTCCTGCTGCCCGGCGCCTACCAGCCCGGCAAACTGGCGCGGCGGCTCGCGTCCCGGCCCGCCGGGAACATCCGGGGCCTGCACATCTTCACCTTCAACGAGCTCGCGGGCACCGAACGGTGGCGGCAGGGCCTGTTGGCCACGCTCGGCGTCGAGGAGGGCAGGCCGTGA
- a CDS encoding 4-carboxy-4-hydroxy-2-oxoadipate aldolase/oxaloacetate decarboxylase, with protein sequence MRTVVVTDPPRAPIQQVDALAEFGVATVHEALGRTGLLGPELRPIQDGVRVGGTAVTVLCWPGDNLMIHAAVEQCRPGDLLVVTTTSPCHDGLFGELFATALQYRGVRGLVTTTGVRDVADLRAMNFPVWSAAVSAQGTVKATAGAVNVPIVIGGQLIHPGDAVLADDDGVMVVSRADLGRALDQSRARAEKEEATRKAFRDGQLGLDRYGLRSKLTDLGVTYVPYQNG encoded by the coding sequence ATGAGGACGGTCGTCGTCACCGATCCCCCTCGCGCCCCCATCCAGCAGGTCGACGCACTCGCCGAGTTCGGCGTGGCGACCGTGCACGAGGCCTTGGGGCGCACCGGTTTGCTCGGCCCGGAGCTGCGGCCGATCCAGGACGGCGTCAGGGTCGGCGGCACCGCCGTCACCGTGTTGTGCTGGCCGGGCGACAACCTGATGATCCACGCCGCCGTCGAACAGTGCCGCCCCGGCGACCTCCTCGTCGTCACCACCACCTCCCCCTGCCACGACGGCCTGTTCGGCGAACTGTTCGCCACCGCCCTGCAATACCGCGGCGTCCGTGGGCTGGTCACGACCACCGGCGTCCGCGACGTGGCCGACCTGCGGGCGATGAACTTTCCCGTGTGGTCGGCCGCGGTGTCGGCGCAGGGCACCGTCAAAGCCACCGCGGGCGCGGTCAACGTGCCCATCGTCATCGGTGGACAGCTGATCCACCCCGGCGACGCGGTCCTCGCCGACGACGACGGCGTCATGGTCGTGTCCCGCGCCGACCTCGGTCGCGCCCTCGACCAGTCCCGGGCCCGCGCGGAGAAGGAAGAAGCCACGCGGAAGGCCTTCCGCGACGGCCAACTCGGCCTCGACCGCTACGGCCTGCGCAGCAAGCTCACCGACCTGGGCGTCACCTACGTCCCCTACCAGAACGGATGA
- the purU gene encoding formyltetrahydrofolate deformylase has protein sequence MTSSIVAEDYGRLIVQGADRPGIVSAVSAILAGHGANVVALDQSTSDPAGGRFFQRTVFHLPDLPSKLPALGEALDAKLVDELGLTYRLVEARRHKRVAILVSKMDHCLLDLLWRQRRGELRMTVPMVISNHPDVGDDVRQFGIPFFHVPVEKERKAEAEKEQLNLLKGNVDLVVLARYMQILSGGFLDELGVPVINIHHSFLPAFMGAGPYQRAKERGVKLVGATAHYVTEDLDEGPIIEQDVIRVSHRESARDLQRRGADVERLVLSRAVSWHCDDRVIRDGNTTVVF, from the coding sequence GTGACCAGCAGCATCGTCGCCGAGGACTACGGGCGGCTCATCGTGCAGGGCGCCGACCGGCCGGGCATCGTCTCGGCGGTGTCGGCGATCCTGGCCGGGCACGGCGCCAACGTGGTCGCGCTCGACCAGTCCACCAGCGACCCCGCGGGCGGCCGGTTCTTCCAGCGCACCGTCTTCCACCTGCCGGACCTGCCGTCGAAACTGCCCGCGCTGGGCGAGGCGCTGGACGCGAAGCTGGTGGACGAGCTCGGCCTGACCTACCGGCTGGTCGAGGCGCGGCGGCACAAACGCGTCGCGATCCTGGTGTCCAAGATGGACCACTGCCTGCTGGACCTGCTGTGGCGGCAGCGGCGCGGCGAGCTGCGCATGACGGTGCCGATGGTGATCTCCAACCACCCCGACGTCGGCGACGACGTCCGGCAGTTCGGCATCCCGTTCTTCCACGTGCCGGTGGAGAAGGAGCGCAAGGCCGAGGCGGAGAAGGAGCAGCTGAACCTGCTCAAGGGCAACGTCGACCTCGTGGTGCTGGCCCGGTACATGCAGATCCTGTCCGGCGGTTTCCTGGACGAGCTGGGCGTGCCGGTGATCAACATCCACCACTCGTTCCTGCCCGCGTTCATGGGTGCGGGTCCTTACCAGCGGGCGAAGGAACGCGGCGTGAAGCTGGTCGGCGCGACCGCCCACTACGTCACCGAGGACCTCGACGAGGGGCCGATCATCGAGCAGGACGTCATCCGCGTGTCGCACCGCGAGTCCGCCCGCGACCTGCAGCGCCGGGGCGCCGACGTGGAACGGCTCGTGCTGTCCCGCGCCGTGTCCTGGCACTGCGACGACCGCGTCATCCGCGACGGCAACACCACCGTCGTCTTCTGA
- a CDS encoding protocatechuate 3,4-dioxygenase has product MGQARDDYVLDLTASRRGYALNRMCLSLKDAANRERFSADEAAYCDSYGLSPEQKKAVLERDWTGMLDLGASIFYTYKLAMMDQKSMQYLGGVFTGITAEEFAAALRSGGRKFG; this is encoded by the coding sequence ATGGGCCAGGCGCGCGACGACTACGTCCTGGATCTGACGGCCAGCAGGCGGGGCTACGCCCTGAACCGGATGTGCCTGTCGCTGAAGGACGCGGCCAACCGCGAGCGTTTCAGCGCCGACGAGGCCGCCTACTGCGATTCCTACGGCCTGTCGCCGGAGCAGAAGAAGGCGGTCCTGGAACGGGACTGGACCGGGATGCTCGACCTGGGAGCGTCCATTTTCTACACCTACAAGCTGGCCATGATGGACCAGAAGTCGATGCAGTACCTCGGTGGCGTGTTCACCGGGATCACCGCGGAGGAGTTCGCGGCGGCGCTGCGCTCGGGAGGGCGGAAGTTTGGCTGA
- a CDS encoding muconolactone Delta-isomerase family protein, which produces MEFLVRTENRLPADTPGQTRDQLRKAERERAMELRADGVLKRLWRVPGRNATIGLYEAEDPAALHDALTSLPMWPWMDVTVEPLATHPQER; this is translated from the coding sequence GTGGAGTTCCTGGTCCGCACCGAGAACCGGCTGCCCGCCGACACGCCCGGCCAGACCCGCGACCAGCTGCGCAAGGCGGAGCGCGAGCGGGCGATGGAGCTGCGGGCGGACGGCGTGCTGAAGCGGCTGTGGCGGGTCCCCGGCCGCAACGCCACGATCGGCCTCTACGAAGCCGAGGACCCCGCCGCCCTGCACGACGCGCTGACGTCCCTGCCGATGTGGCCATGGATGGACGTGACGGTGGAGCCGCTGGCCACGCATCCGCAGGAGCGCTGA
- a CDS encoding TetR/AcrR family transcriptional regulator: MTDLDVAGTGFRDRLLQGMAAALRERDYHDVTIADVVNHARTSKRTFYEQFASKQECFVELLRQTNARMIQDIAAAVERDAPWQAQARQAVEALIASMESDPALCLSWMRAAPSLGEAGRALSRETMDSFVALMRTLADTPELRAAGVVPPSRELAITLFGGLRELIAITLEEGGNLAGTVDVATEVVMLLMGPRSR, encoded by the coding sequence GTGACGGACCTCGACGTGGCGGGCACCGGGTTCCGCGACCGGCTGCTGCAGGGCATGGCCGCCGCCCTGCGCGAACGGGACTACCACGACGTCACGATCGCCGACGTGGTCAACCACGCCCGCACGTCGAAGCGCACCTTCTACGAGCAGTTCGCGAGCAAGCAGGAGTGCTTCGTCGAACTGCTGCGGCAGACCAACGCGCGGATGATCCAGGACATCGCGGCCGCGGTCGAGCGGGACGCGCCCTGGCAGGCGCAGGCGCGCCAGGCGGTGGAGGCGCTGATCGCGTCGATGGAGAGCGATCCCGCGCTGTGCCTCAGCTGGATGCGGGCGGCGCCCTCGCTGGGCGAAGCCGGCCGCGCGCTGTCCCGCGAGACGATGGACTCGTTCGTGGCGTTGATGCGCACGCTCGCGGACACGCCGGAACTGCGGGCGGCCGGTGTGGTGCCGCCGTCGCGGGAGCTGGCGATCACGCTGTTCGGTGGGCTGCGCGAGCTGATCGCGATCACCCTGGAGGAGGGCGGCAACCTGGCGGGCACGGTGGACGTGGCGACCGAGGTCGTCATGCTCCTCATGGGGCCCCGGTCGCGCTGA